From the Pomacea canaliculata isolate SZHN2017 linkage group LG4, ASM307304v1, whole genome shotgun sequence genome, one window contains:
- the LOC112562433 gene encoding uncharacterized protein LOC112562433 encodes MLRNITAPLVGLTSALLTVLMVSSEVPFSRAPSSSAVEPRCHFPDFLQSRKGKTNWMINQSNSRTSFDVVGGRILARSGTCSRSGTKMRHRQPAGPECTQSNYTWVCLEQQAEAKYLVQHLESTFVMYACVEFLQRNLSVVQIKMSHVKGERFLQSLCDEEYMFIDPWPWISYEHFRSPPVACPITGGFNLLLKYASPTGRHRPTSSRYYSSAYMSPLTSSSSSASDPYVCIDASTAPMRLESDCVKGDGVFFDFRHELCLPPGSKLMVQQRALCMASWRQDHEDFAVLRSANNDRAIWCLRVTWKNDKVHEIVLFLDWVCPTSSYTESARRYSSQHSPAGPHLTPHLAFEVRDRQVITEPCSDQLSTCHSHAGFCSGLQCMWTCGKCSPASTDTGDQSRVNPSEESSSLAKTKKATIVLTSSKETVRFPQQLNLQDPDYHSQGTRSDFNQDDDEDSGTNADDEDEAVEADVTAQAASTRTSQRGCTFPENVRGTWLHRTPEGEETLEIGASSLRHPRLGELQCVTFLSPHSELVSLRRVLWRRYDNGCYPRFTCIHFSTPSKSVMRYRLANEQHWPLELADDAICDERNFLEPPDIFHPGDKYVSRSWEVARRSGPVQNMPCILPHHVPRVVSFLDDQDRSGCMVHGTYYSPRTIVLAYFPTPERGRDSTATSPPGPGLGETPVESGRVTTLATGIRKTPFKNDHSGDAGPDFKETHVKSDHSNADGSDFKEGSFKSDHSRTDGFYFERNVPQDRTTSVSSTIPEESHFDHDYRNLAVGQDDDEQDLLNASRDTQVAGMPPDVADRKSNRQDEGQKGDGYNWKSPSGETKGSSGKAGGYSRETVDSNGGKPVWVDDGGGTFVFTKYEYSYSGRDKGSGGRYHLQPGSKKYKTNPASSPRPGRRTRAAGAEVKRDSTFSRSDNGDRQDGGTHSVLLNAGDVKTPAPTLKIEQTPNTSSAYDAIIVDSTQQHARRDRRQAGADDVVQTSYECLAVMTYADTYKSVLTVTSDKPQEILCWLVVNQYTVVILNTSACNSQTAERVLNPARYPTYRQHKHAVLRLYSGEKDCDTLRPADRVWPEPVKYQDQNVKSDASPVAVTCFTAVTCLLLSLSVTRGFLLPQL; translated from the exons ATGTTACGAAACATCACCGCCCCACTGGTCGGGCTGACGTCAGCGCTCCTGACCGTCCTCATGGTGTCCTCCGAAGTCCCCTTCTCTCGGGCGCCGTCCTCCTCCGCCGTGGAGCCTCGATGCCACTTCCCGGACTTCCTGCAGAGCAGGAAAGGCAAGACGAACTGGATGATCAACCAGTCCAACTCCAGGACTTCCTTCGACGTGGTTGGAGGGCGAATCCTCGCGCGCTCGGGCACGTGCAGCAGGTCGGGCACCAAGATGCGGCACCGACAGCCCGCGGGCCCCGAGTGCACGCAGTCCAACTACACGTGGGTGTGCTTGGAGCAGCAGGCCGAGGCCAAGTACCTGGTGCAGCACCTCGAGTCCACCTTCGTCATGTACGCATGCGTGGAGTTCCTGCAGCGCAACCTCAGCGTGGTGCAGATCAAGATGTCGCACGTCAAG GGCGAGCGCTTCCTGCAGTCCCTGTGTGACGAGGAGTACATGTTCATCGATCCCTGGCCCTGGATCTCGTACGAGCACTTCCGGAGCCCTCCCGTGGCGTGCCCCATCACCGGGGGCTTCAACCTGTTGCTCAAATACGCCTCACCCACGGGGCGACACCGCCCCACCAGCAGCCGCTACTACAGCAGCGCCTACATGTCGCCGTTgacatcgtcgtcatcgtcggcCTCGGATCCCTACGTGTGTATCGACGCCAGCACGGCCCCTATGCGGCTGGAGAGCGACTGCGTGAAGGGAGACGGGGTGTTCTTTGACTTCCGGCACGAGCTGTGTCTACCCCCGGGTAGCAAGTTGATGGTGCAGCAGCGCGCCCTGTGCATGGCCTCCTGGCGCCAGGACCACGAGGACTTCGCCGTGCTGAGGTCAGCCAACAACGACCGCGCCATCTGGTGTCTGCGGGTCACGTGGAAAAACGACAAG GTGCACGAGATCGTCCTGTTCCTGGACTGGGTGTGCCCAACCTCAAGCTACACTGAATCCGCTCGCCGCTATTCCTCCCAGCATTCACCTGCAGGTCCACACCTGACGCCTCACCTCGCCTTTGAGGTTCGAGACCGACAGGTGATCACCGAACCGTGCAGTGACCAGCTCAGCACGTGCCACTCGCATGCGGGTTTCTGCAGCGGCCTCCAGTGCATGTGGACGTGTGGGAAGTGCTCTCCAGCGTCGACGGATACAGGGGACCAGTCACGTGTGAATCCCAGCGAGGAGAGCTCTTCACTGGCGAAGACGAAAAAGGCGACGATTGTGCTCACCAGCAGCAAAGAGACTGTGCGCTTCCCGCAGCAGCTGAACTTGCAGGATCCAGATTATCATTCTCAAGGAACCCGTTCGGACTTCAaccaggatgatgatgaggacagCGGCACCAACGCCGACGATGAGGACGAGGCAGTCGAAGCTGACGTCACGGCGCAGGCGGCATCCACCAGGACTTCGCAACGAGGCTGCACGTTCCCGGAGAACGTGAGAGGAACGTGGCTGCACCGTACACCTGAAGGAGAGGAGACGCTGGAGATCGGGGCCTCCTCTCTGCGACACCCGCGGCTGGGTGAACTGCAGtgcgtcacctttttgtcgccGCATAGCGAGTTGGTGTCGCTGCGTCGAGTATTGTGGCGCCGCTACGATAACGGCTGTTACCCGCGATTCACGTGCATCCACTTTAGCACACCATCCAAATCAGTCATGCGGTATCGCCTGGCCAACGAACAGCACTGGCCACTGGAGCTGGCCGACgacgccatctgtgacgagcgCAACTTCCTCGAGCCACCGGATATCTTCCACCCGGGAGACAAGTACGTGTCCAGGAGCTGGGAGGTGGCACGGCGTAGTGGACCGGTCCAGAACATGCCGTGCATCCTTCCACATCATGTCCCCCGGGTGGTGTCCTTCCTGGACGACCAGGACCGGTCCGGGTGCATGGTGCATGGGACCTACTATTCCCCCCGCACCATCGTCCTGGCCTATTTCCCGACACCCGAGCGGGGGCGGGACAGTACCGCCACCTCGCCCCCCGGCCCGGGCCTCGGAGAGACGCCCGTCGAAAGCGGCCGCGTCACAACCCTCGCCACCGGCATCAGAAAGACGCCATTCAAGAACGATCACTCTGGAGATGCTGGCCCCGACTTCAAAGAGACACATGTCAAGAGCGATCACTCTAACGCCGATGGCAGCGACTTCAAAGAAGGGTCTTTCAAGAGCGATCACTCAAGAACTGATGGGTTCTACTTTGAAAGAAACGTGCCGCAAGACCGGACCACGAGTGTCAGCAGCACGATTCCGGAAGAAAGCCATTTTGATCACGACTACCGCAATCTTGCTGTTGGTCAGGACGACGACGAGCAAGATCTTTTAAACGCCTCTAGGGACACTCAGGTCGCCGGCATGCCACCAGACGTCGCTGACAGAAAAAGTAACAGACAAGACGAGGGACAAAAAGGAGACGGGTACAACTGGAAATCCCCCAGTGGAGAGACAAAAGGTTCCAGTGGGAAGGCAGGAGGTTACAGCAGAGAGACAGTAGATTCTAATGGCGGCAAACCTGTCTGGGTGGATGATGGCGGCGGAACGTTCGTCTTTACGAAGTACGAGTACAGTTACAGTGGCCGCGACAAGGGGAGTGGGGGGCGGTACCACTTACAGCCAGgatcaaagaaatacaaaaccaACCCCGCCTCCAGCCCTCGGCCTGGACGACGCACGCGAGCGGCTGGTGCTGAGGTGAAGCGTGACTCCACCTTCTCGAGGTCCGACAACGGAgacagacaagatggcggcacCCACTCTGTCCTTCTCAACGCAGGTGATGTTAAGACTCCTGCACCCACTCTCAAGATCGAACAAACCCCGAACACGTCATCGGCATATGACGCCATCATCGTCGACTCCACCCAGCAGCACGCGCGACGAGATCGGAGACAGGCGGGAGCCGATGACGTCGTGCAGACGTCATACGAATGCCTGGCCGTGATGACGTATGCGGACACTTATAAGTCAGTCCTGACGGTGACGTCAGACAAACCGCAGGAGATCCTGTGCTGGCTGGTGGTCAACCAGTACACGGTGGTCATCCTCAACACGTCCGCCTGCAACTCCCAAACGGCGGAGCGGGTACTGAACCCCGCGAGGTACCCGACCTACCGGCAGCACAAGCACGCGGTTCTGCGCCTGTACAGCGGCGAGAAGGACTGCGACACTCTGCGTCCTGCTGACCGAGTCTGGCCCGAGCCCGTCAAGTACCAGGACCAGAACGTCAAGTCTGACGCCAGCCC